In Fusobacterium hwasookii, a single window of DNA contains:
- the ptsP gene encoding phosphoenolpyruvate--protein phosphotransferase, which produces MKQDNFIKGIPASPGIAIGKAFLYKENKLEIIEKSNLSKEEEIERLVKGREIAKKQLEEIKENTFKKLGQDKADIFKGHITLLEDEELFSEIDSKISQKKCTAEFALNEAIDEYATMLANLEDAYFKERAGDLRDIGKRWLYGVMNIQIADLSKLEPETIIVAKELNPSDTAQINLDNVLAFVTEIGGKTAHSSIMARSLELPAVVGVGAVLNELEDNQILIVDAIKGEVIVSPDAETLQLYKEKREGFLKEKEELKTLKDKEAVSKDGIKVDVWGNIGSPNDVKGIISNGGFGIGLYRTEFLFMEKESFPTEDEQFEAYKIVAEELKGYPVTIRTMDIGGDKSLPYMELPHEENPFLGWRAIRVCLDREEILRTQFKALLRASKYGQIKIMLPMIMDIVEVRKAKAIFEECKRELEEKGIEFDKNIMLGIMVETPAVAFRAKYFAKECDFFSIGTNDLTQYTLAVDRGNEKIANLYDTYNPSVLQAIKMLIDGAHEGGIKISMCGEFAGDENAIALLFGMGLDAFSMSGISIPRVKRILMKLDKKECQDLVERVLSLSTAIEIKEEVRKFMSKI; this is translated from the coding sequence ATGAAACAAGATAATTTTATAAAGGGGATTCCAGCTTCACCTGGAATAGCAATAGGAAAAGCTTTTCTATACAAAGAAAATAAATTAGAGATAATTGAAAAATCTAATTTATCAAAAGAAGAAGAAATTGAAAGATTAGTAAAGGGTAGAGAAATTGCTAAAAAACAACTAGAAGAAATAAAAGAAAATACTTTTAAGAAATTAGGACAAGATAAGGCTGATATCTTTAAAGGACATATCACTTTATTAGAAGATGAAGAATTATTTTCTGAAATTGACTCAAAAATTTCTCAAAAAAAATGTACAGCTGAATTTGCTTTAAATGAAGCTATTGATGAGTATGCAACTATGCTTGCAAACTTAGAAGATGCATATTTTAAAGAAAGAGCAGGAGATTTAAGAGATATAGGAAAAAGATGGCTATATGGTGTTATGAATATACAAATAGCTGATCTTTCTAAACTAGAACCTGAAACAATTATTGTAGCAAAGGAATTAAATCCTTCTGATACTGCACAAATAAATTTAGATAATGTTTTAGCTTTTGTAACAGAAATTGGTGGAAAGACTGCACACTCATCTATTATGGCAAGATCGTTAGAACTGCCGGCTGTTGTTGGAGTAGGAGCAGTTTTAAATGAACTAGAGGACAATCAAATTTTAATAGTTGATGCTATAAAAGGTGAAGTAATTGTTTCACCTGATGCAGAAACTTTACAATTATATAAAGAAAAAAGAGAAGGATTTTTAAAAGAAAAAGAGGAATTAAAGACTTTAAAAGATAAAGAAGCTGTTTCAAAAGATGGAATAAAAGTTGATGTTTGGGGAAATATAGGTTCTCCTAATGATGTAAAAGGAATTATTTCAAATGGTGGTTTTGGAATAGGACTTTACAGAACAGAATTTTTATTTATGGAGAAAGAATCTTTCCCTACAGAAGATGAACAGTTTGAAGCATATAAAATAGTTGCAGAAGAATTAAAAGGTTACCCTGTTACTATAAGAACTATGGATATAGGTGGAGATAAATCACTTCCATATATGGAACTTCCACATGAAGAAAACCCATTTTTAGGTTGGAGAGCAATAAGAGTTTGTTTAGATAGAGAAGAAATTTTAAGAACTCAATTTAAAGCCCTTTTAAGAGCTTCAAAATATGGGCAAATAAAAATAATGCTTCCTATGATAATGGATATAGTAGAAGTAAGAAAAGCAAAAGCTATTTTTGAAGAATGTAAAAGAGAATTAGAAGAAAAAGGAATAGAATTTGATAAAAATATTATGTTAGGAATAATGGTAGAAACTCCTGCTGTTGCATTTAGAGCAAAATATTTTGCAAAAGAATGTGACTTTTTTTCAATAGGAACTAATGATTTGACTCAATATACTTTAGCAGTAGATAGAGGAAATGAGAAAATTGCTAATCTATATGACACATATAATCCAAGTGTGTTACAAGCCATAAAGATGTTGATTGATGGAGCACATGAAGGTGGAATAAAAATTTCAATGTGTGGTGAATTTGCAGGAGATGAAAATGCAATTGCATTATTATTTGGAATGGGCTTAGATGCTTTTTCAATGTCAGGAATTTCAATTCCAAGAGTAAAAAGAATTCTAATGAAATTAGATAAAAAAGAATGTCAAGACTTAGTTGAAAGAGTTTTATCTTTATCAACAGCAATAGAAATTAAAGAAGAAGTTAGAAAATTTATGTCTAAAATATAA